From Calditrichota bacterium, one genomic window encodes:
- a CDS encoding PAS domain S-box protein → MSLKQESTDLIKFVKHPVCVISASGLIEFINPPFITLLGFSEEKLVGQHVRILFNNEIPKNLKTKILSKTEDNKSWCGDVLINNENGELLRLQLNIVPQQSQSKEKRYICTLEKNTPTNELHEKINELKVIFRSLFQKTSDILLLFYYDQNGLPKPFMDINNITCNLLGYARKDLLEFSLLDIVDNTSRNDVLGLQEILNTKAVNYMTLDLQKKNGGTVNIEVEAQYVNYEGRQAVLMIGKNISEQKELENKLSQIEKLEAVGQLAGGIAHDFNNVLAGISGLSELALRKLASDHKAASFIKTIHQKANNTANMVRQLVAFSRKQKLSTRTTDLNKIVKNNYKLLERYLGEDVSFITDLQPSLSMISADQASLDQIITNLCINARDAMPDGGELIITTRNKNFSQEKITTTGIIPPGKYILFSVKDTGLGMPAETIKHIFEPFFTTKDIGYGTGLGLSIVYGLIKQHNGFIECSSSIGEGTTFDMYFPWHSEKKSNKVAKAEKKNLSGKETILVAEDEADLILYLKESLEYYGYKVLIAHNGVKALELFEDNIEQIDMIISDVVMPEMGGVELKLVTQNIKKDIKFLLISAYTNRIEPGIAFLPKPFQMEELAMMVRSILDNTFIYE, encoded by the coding sequence ATGTCTTTAAAACAAGAATCTACAGACTTAATCAAATTTGTTAAACATCCTGTTTGTGTAATCTCCGCTTCCGGGCTTATAGAATTTATTAACCCGCCTTTTATTACACTTCTGGGTTTTTCTGAGGAAAAGCTTGTTGGCCAACATGTAAGAATTCTTTTTAATAATGAGATTCCTAAAAACCTTAAAACCAAAATTCTGTCCAAAACCGAGGATAACAAATCCTGGTGCGGCGATGTTCTTATAAATAACGAAAATGGCGAGCTGCTTCGGCTGCAGTTAAACATTGTGCCGCAACAAAGTCAATCAAAAGAAAAACGTTATATTTGTACACTGGAAAAAAATACACCGACCAATGAGCTTCATGAAAAAATAAATGAGCTGAAAGTCATTTTCCGCAGCCTTTTCCAAAAAACCAGCGATATACTTTTGCTGTTTTATTATGACCAAAATGGATTGCCAAAGCCTTTTATGGATATAAACAATATCACATGCAATCTTTTAGGATATGCGCGGAAGGATCTGTTGGAATTTTCTTTGCTGGATATTGTGGACAACACATCACGAAATGATGTTTTAGGTCTTCAGGAAATTTTAAATACCAAGGCCGTTAATTACATGACTTTGGATTTACAAAAGAAAAACGGCGGAACTGTTAATATTGAAGTTGAAGCGCAATATGTAAATTATGAGGGCAGGCAAGCTGTTTTAATGATCGGTAAAAATATTAGTGAGCAAAAAGAGCTGGAGAATAAGCTTTCTCAGATTGAAAAACTGGAAGCGGTTGGACAGCTGGCAGGCGGAATTGCCCACGATTTCAACAATGTCCTGGCCGGGATTAGCGGTCTTTCGGAACTTGCTTTACGGAAATTAGCAAGCGATCACAAAGCAGCCTCATTTATAAAAACCATCCACCAAAAAGCCAATAATACGGCTAATATGGTGCGCCAACTGGTTGCTTTTAGCCGTAAGCAAAAATTATCAACACGTACAACCGATCTTAATAAAATTGTTAAAAATAATTATAAACTTCTCGAACGCTACCTGGGCGAAGATGTCAGTTTTATTACTGATTTACAACCATCACTTTCTATGATTTCTGCTGACCAGGCATCACTTGATCAGATAATAACTAACCTGTGCATAAATGCCCGCGATGCTATGCCCGATGGTGGAGAACTTATTATTACAACCCGAAACAAAAACTTTTCTCAAGAAAAAATCACAACAACCGGCATAATTCCACCTGGAAAGTATATTCTATTTTCGGTAAAAGATACAGGCCTTGGTATGCCTGCAGAAACAATCAAACATATTTTTGAACCTTTCTTTACAACAAAAGATATTGGTTATGGTACAGGATTGGGGCTTTCAATTGTTTATGGTTTAATAAAACAACATAATGGATTTATAGAATGTAGCAGCTCTATTGGTGAAGGCACGACTTTTGACATGTATTTTCCCTGGCACTCGGAAAAAAAATCTAACAAAGTTGCAAAAGCAGAGAAAAAGAATCTCTCCGGTAAAGAGACTATCCTTGTTGCGGAGGACGAAGCCGATCTTATTCTTTATTTGAAAGAATCTTTAGAATATTATGGATACAAGGTTTTAATTGCACATAATGGTGTAAAGGCCCTGGAATTATTTGAGGACAATATTGAGCAGATAGATATGATAATTTCTGATGTGGTAATGCCGGAAATGGGTGGGGTTGAATTAAAACTGGTGACTCAAAACATAAAAAAAGATATTAAATTTCTTCTGATCAGTGCCTACACAAATCGTATAGAACCGGGAATAGCGTTCCTACCAAAGCCTTTTCAAATGGAAGAACTGGCAATGATGGTCCGCAGCATTTTAGACAACACATTTATATATGAATAA
- a CDS encoding purine-binding chemotaxis protein CheW yields MVEKFNDEDTQEGQFLTFNIATQEYGINIRHVTEIIGIQKVTDLPDLPDFVKGVINLRGKVIPVVDVRLRFGMDERDYDERTCIVVVNIEETSVGLVVDTVSEVMNIPGENIEPPPRVNKKINGNRFVHGLGKVEEDVKILLDTQKLLFEEELEQIIKAATT; encoded by the coding sequence ATGGTAGAAAAGTTTAATGATGAGGACACTCAAGAAGGTCAGTTCCTGACATTTAATATTGCAACTCAGGAATATGGTATCAATATTCGTCATGTGACTGAAATAATTGGTATTCAAAAAGTAACCGACTTACCGGACTTACCGGATTTTGTTAAAGGCGTAATAAACCTAAGAGGTAAAGTTATCCCGGTTGTGGATGTTCGGTTACGATTTGGGATGGATGAACGTGACTACGATGAGCGGACATGTATTGTTGTGGTAAATATTGAAGAAACATCAGTCGGCTTAGTAGTTGATACTGTGTCAGAGGTGATGAACATTCCTGGTGAAAATATTGAACCACCCCCAAGAGTAAATAAAAAAATAAATGGCAACCGCTTCGTTCATGGGCTAGGCAAAGTTGAAGAGGATGTTAAAATATTATTAGATACACAAAAACTTTTGTTTGAAGAGGAATTAGAACAAATAATTAAAGCTGCAACAACTTAA
- a CDS encoding DUF342 domain-containing protein produces MSKKRIELNNGLLLATELWDGKLILGEIRYGTAKKSEMRPAMLKKGYRFGLLDSSFDLLESGQKGQVPIALAYLDKDPGKPWFHFEDALNDDNFNSWLKSGSFDSIDFSYPVKAGERLLSLSQTPFSYLRHPNGEKQFLAEISDDNIGLYAGENTTLNAQNNAIESEVDGYAHRTIYGTVSVYPLKDVKNIGKMHGRVEFDNALEVEQDIRSESIVTLPSNLMVNGLIRSANIRVGGNITCHFGFDNMQKLEMARIYAGQSIFTNQIIGYPVWAGMYVIVQQSIERSTIQCMNSLVSPLISASEIRVGSKIYTRNIDKSSQIFLGPNYVVDPNLKNIKNYHKQHERKLFDLYLDLEDQQRELEFTKKKALGHLAKLNKMAKASISSDVLLNRFFVNMQDLHEKYNATLEKCDRTLSIFEDEKKQLSFYETHTRDDKNPEIIVTGKISSGCVIHAPHQTLRIRESLNHVSIRLVEENGTLEVNSL; encoded by the coding sequence TTGAGCAAGAAACGAATTGAACTGAATAATGGCCTGCTGCTCGCAACCGAGTTATGGGATGGGAAATTAATATTAGGCGAAATTCGCTACGGTACAGCTAAAAAATCTGAAATGCGCCCGGCAATGTTAAAAAAAGGTTATCGCTTTGGTCTATTAGATTCCAGCTTCGATTTGTTGGAAAGCGGTCAAAAAGGTCAGGTACCAATTGCCCTGGCATATCTTGATAAAGATCCCGGAAAACCGTGGTTTCACTTTGAAGATGCTTTGAATGATGACAATTTTAACAGCTGGCTAAAGAGCGGAAGTTTTGATTCAATTGATTTCTCTTATCCGGTTAAAGCGGGCGAACGGTTATTGAGTTTATCTCAAACACCATTTTCCTATTTAAGACATCCCAATGGGGAAAAACAATTTTTGGCCGAAATTAGTGACGATAATATTGGGCTTTATGCCGGAGAAAATACAACTCTAAATGCACAAAACAATGCAATTGAGTCAGAAGTAGACGGATATGCCCATCGCACAATTTATGGTACAGTTTCAGTTTATCCGCTAAAAGATGTTAAAAATATAGGGAAAATGCATGGCCGTGTAGAGTTTGATAATGCGCTGGAAGTGGAGCAGGATATCCGAAGTGAGTCCATTGTTACGCTGCCCTCAAACCTAATGGTAAATGGGTTAATCCGTTCGGCAAACATTCGTGTTGGTGGAAATATTACCTGCCATTTTGGTTTTGATAATATGCAAAAATTGGAAATGGCCCGGATATATGCCGGGCAATCTATTTTCACAAATCAGATCATTGGCTATCCTGTTTGGGCCGGTATGTATGTTATTGTGCAGCAATCGATTGAAAGATCTACTATACAATGCATGAACAGTTTGGTTTCTCCTTTGATCAGCGCTTCGGAAATAAGGGTGGGATCAAAAATTTATACGCGGAATATTGATAAGTCATCGCAAATATTTCTGGGGCCAAATTATGTTGTAGATCCTAACTTGAAAAATATAAAAAACTATCATAAACAGCATGAAAGAAAATTGTTTGATCTTTATCTTGATTTAGAAGATCAGCAGCGTGAATTAGAGTTTACAAAAAAGAAAGCACTTGGTCATTTGGCAAAATTAAATAAAATGGCCAAAGCAAGCATTTCTTCTGATGTTTTGTTAAACCGTTTTTTTGTAAACATGCAAGACCTTCATGAAAAGTATAACGCTACTCTTGAAAAGTGTGACAGAACCTTAAGCATATTTGAAGATGAAAAAAAGCAGCTTTCATTTTATGAAACTCATACCCGGGATGATAAGAATCCTGAAATAATCGTGACAGGTAAAATAAGCAGCGGTTGCGTCATTCATGCTCCTCATCAAACTTTGAGAATTAGAGAATCCTTAAATCATGTTTCAATCCGCCTGGTTGAAGAAAACGGAACTCTTGAAGTAAATTCTCTTTAA
- a CDS encoding flagellar protein FlaG produces MEDIRIARIAGSPAASAVPQVAGSNKVKTEITSAETKNDHQKDVSVVPDIDIEELVEQANQIADANNKEINFRMDNEGDPPVIIVSDKETGEVIRQIPSEEMIRLNDKMEDFVGLIFNGRY; encoded by the coding sequence ATGGAAGATATAAGGATTGCAAGAATAGCTGGCTCACCAGCTGCATCCGCCGTGCCGCAAGTAGCTGGAAGCAACAAAGTAAAAACGGAAATAACCTCAGCTGAAACAAAGAACGATCACCAAAAAGACGTTTCAGTGGTTCCGGATATTGATATTGAGGAATTAGTTGAACAGGCAAATCAAATTGCAGATGCAAATAACAAAGAGATTAATTTCAGAATGGATAATGAAGGTGATCCACCTGTAATTATTGTTTCCGATAAAGAAACAGGTGAGGTTATAAGGCAAATTCCTTCAGAAGAAATGATTCGATTAAATGACAAAATGGAAGATTTTGTTGGTTTGATCTTTAACGGGAGGTATTAA
- a CDS encoding flagellin — protein MSSGLTRVATNIQAMQSLFYLNKTNSGIAKHQLNLATGKKINTPGDDPAGYQLSRGLEARKSGLEAALDNVNNANSILNIADGGYANIMDILQTMKSKATQAADGSLGSTQRTAINDQFTALRSEIDQIVTETTFNDNALIDGTFSVTFQTGEQAAETLAVTLASATSTGLGINAVSLTTQASASAAITTFDTAINTLATRAQDVGEYKARLGAKESTLSVAITNTEAIRSTYEDADFAKEQMEVLKMQILQQTAVASLSQANQAPQLVLSLF, from the coding sequence ATGAGTTCAGGTTTAACAAGAGTGGCTACAAATATTCAGGCGATGCAATCACTTTTTTATCTGAATAAAACAAATTCCGGTATAGCAAAACACCAATTAAATTTGGCAACCGGAAAGAAAATTAATACACCTGGAGATGATCCTGCAGGGTATCAATTGTCACGAGGTCTTGAGGCGCGTAAAAGTGGTCTTGAAGCAGCGCTGGATAATGTGAATAACGCGAACAGTATCCTGAATATTGCAGATGGTGGATATGCAAATATTATGGATATTCTTCAAACAATGAAATCTAAGGCCACACAAGCTGCTGATGGAAGTTTGGGATCTACACAGCGTACAGCCATTAATGATCAATTTACTGCACTTCGTAGTGAGATTGACCAGATTGTTACAGAAACAACTTTTAATGATAATGCATTGATTGATGGTACATTTTCTGTAACCTTCCAAACAGGTGAACAAGCTGCTGAAACGCTAGCAGTAACTTTAGCAAGTGCAACCTCTACCGGGCTTGGAATAAATGCTGTTTCCTTAACTACGCAAGCCAGTGCTTCGGCAGCCATTACAACATTTGATACAGCGATTAACACATTGGCAACACGTGCGCAGGATGTTGGTGAATATAAAGCAAGGTTGGGTGCAAAAGAAAGCACTTTAAGTGTAGCAATTACAAATACAGAAGCGATACGAAGTACCTATGAAGATGCGGATTTCGCTAAGGAGCAAATGGAAGTGCTTAAGATGCAAATCTTACAGCAGACTGCAGTAGCCTCTTTATCCCAGGCAAATCAAGCACCGCAGTTAGTGCTGTCTTTATTCTAA
- a CDS encoding flagellar protein FliS codes for MLAAKQFMTQNKPRPNTQKNPYLVQKIMSASPEQLVSYVYDAGIKACSLENRSDATRAVQVLINALDFDQKEMSLTFFNVYRYINYTISQGNFAEAKRNLEDLKSTWTKAMKVV; via the coding sequence ATGTTAGCGGCAAAACAATTTATGACTCAGAATAAACCGAGACCGAACACACAGAAGAATCCATACCTCGTTCAGAAAATTATGTCTGCAAGTCCTGAACAATTGGTATCTTACGTTTATGATGCCGGCATAAAAGCATGCTCGTTGGAAAACAGATCTGATGCAACAAGAGCTGTCCAGGTTTTGATTAACGCTTTGGATTTTGATCAAAAAGAAATGTCATTAACATTTTTTAATGTTTACCGCTATATAAATTATACTATATCCCAGGGAAATTTTGCCGAAGCTAAAAGGAATCTGGAAGATTTAAAGTCCACATGGACAAAAGCAATGAAAGTTGTTTAA
- a CDS encoding response regulator, with translation MKKVLIVDRDSSTLNDISRLVTALNYEPVVAFNTTSISGLIREEIVCVFIDVETKMINVEDVVRYFNGPQKLSPNGIIPIYFLCTNPDSYYVEHAKQLPHTDLIKKPVTLEAIFDLLYDSLNLEQVEYEQFSNHYKLTQLKKYSGTIGSWLEKFGSLLDN, from the coding sequence ATGAAAAAAGTTCTTATAGTAGACCGTGATTCATCTACTTTAAACGATATCTCGCGACTGGTTACGGCGTTAAATTATGAGCCCGTTGTTGCTTTTAACACAACATCAATTTCAGGTTTAATCCGCGAAGAAATTGTATGCGTTTTTATTGATGTGGAAACGAAAATGATTAATGTAGAAGATGTTGTACGTTATTTTAACGGTCCGCAAAAACTTAGTCCAAACGGAATAATACCCATCTATTTCCTGTGTACAAATCCGGATTCTTATTATGTAGAACATGCAAAACAATTACCGCATACAGATCTGATAAAAAAACCTGTAACTTTAGAAGCTATTTTTGATTTATTGTATGACAGTTTAAACCTGGAACAAGTTGAATACGAACAATTTTCAAATCATTATAAACTCACCCAATTAAAAAAATACTCGGGTACGATAGGATCATGGCTGGAAAAGTTTGGATCTCTATTAGACAACTAA
- the fliD gene encoding flagellar filament capping protein FliD gives MDVSSLFANQNSVQYLVDQFMFFEQEPRNRLLDKKDSVNSRIQILSDLDSKLSALQKRTTRMTDEFTNYFAAKKSSTTNEDLLKTTATSDAALGNHTLTVDRISASDNRVSDQFTNTNSDFTSYITDQTFTIEVAHPTDDDADNRVDISVTVAASAFSGDNESVLNAVKNAINGAMDQAVADETITNEEKILASTVSEEAGVSRLSVTSASSGYTYRMDFGASTLLDDLNINNNAQTSGTTGGYILDPGSSASTSLLNSKFELDGLTYYRDSSTVTDALDGVTLKLLNTFTAAETVTVNTDTEKVKEEINEFIKAYNESIGYLREQTQYSSDTKSRGALSGDLTYRNISIDLRNIAQGAVEGTTFTDYDLLYDIGIEANQQGKLSIIDDDKLTTAIETNTEYVSDIFTGTDGIATKIDEYVEKFVKTGGTISDSKKTLNDEITSLNDRLDLVESFLDSKEKQLFEEFSKLQETMATLQNQQSYLSLFISG, from the coding sequence ATGGATGTTTCTTCATTATTCGCAAATCAGAACTCTGTTCAATATCTTGTTGATCAGTTTATGTTCTTCGAGCAGGAACCTCGAAACAGGTTGTTGGATAAAAAAGATTCTGTTAATAGCCGAATCCAAATCCTTTCTGATCTGGATTCGAAGCTCTCGGCATTACAAAAACGTACGACCAGAATGACGGATGAGTTCACCAATTATTTTGCGGCTAAAAAATCATCAACTACAAACGAAGATCTTTTAAAGACTACTGCAACCAGTGATGCCGCTCTTGGTAACCATACTCTTACTGTCGATAGGATTTCAGCATCGGATAACCGCGTTTCTGATCAGTTTACAAATACAAATTCAGATTTTACTTCCTATATTACAGATCAGACTTTCACAATTGAAGTAGCGCACCCGACAGATGATGATGCAGATAACAGGGTTGATATTAGTGTTACTGTTGCAGCAAGCGCATTTTCCGGTGATAACGAATCTGTATTAAATGCTGTTAAAAATGCAATTAACGGCGCAATGGACCAGGCAGTTGCTGATGAGACAATAACCAATGAAGAAAAGATATTGGCTTCTACTGTCAGTGAAGAAGCAGGAGTCTCCAGATTGTCTGTCACTTCTGCAAGTAGTGGATATACATACCGCATGGATTTTGGTGCAAGTACATTGCTTGATGATTTAAATATCAATAATAACGCTCAAACAAGCGGTACAACAGGTGGATATATTTTGGATCCCGGAAGCAGCGCATCTACATCTCTGTTAAATTCAAAGTTTGAATTGGATGGATTGACTTATTATCGTGATTCGTCAACAGTTACTGATGCACTTGATGGCGTAACTTTGAAGTTATTAAACACATTCACAGCAGCAGAAACTGTAACCGTAAATACTGATACAGAAAAAGTAAAAGAAGAAATAAATGAATTTATCAAGGCCTATAACGAATCCATCGGTTATTTGAGAGAGCAGACCCAGTATAGTTCTGATACAAAAAGCCGGGGAGCGTTGTCTGGAGATTTAACCTATAGAAATATTTCGATAGATTTACGAAATATTGCCCAGGGTGCTGTTGAGGGAACAACCTTTACGGATTATGATTTGTTATATGACATCGGAATTGAAGCAAATCAGCAAGGCAAGCTATCAATTATTGATGACGATAAATTAACAACCGCCATAGAAACAAATACAGAATATGTTTCAGACATATTTACAGGAACAGATGGGATTGCAACAAAAATTGATGAATATGTTGAAAAATTTGTCAAAACCGGTGGTACAATTTCGGATAGCAAAAAAACATTAAACGATGAAATAACAAGTCTTAATGACAGGTTGGATTTAGTTGAGTCATTTTTAGATTCAAAAGAAAAACAATTATTTGAGGAGTTTTCAAAGTTGCAGGAGACAATGGCAACTTTGCAGAACCAACAATCATATTTAAGCTTATTCATATCAGGGTAA
- a CDS encoding flagellin, with product MSSGLTRVASNIQAMQSLFHLNKTNEGIAKHQLNLATGKRINSPGDDPAGYQLSRGLEARRNGLEAALENVNNAQSILNIADGGYQNIMDILQTMKSKATQAADGSLGSTQRTAINDQFTALRSEVDQIVTETTFNDNALIDGTFSVTFQTGEGASETLAVALSSATSTGLGINSLSMSTQASASAAITSLDTAINTLATRAQDVGEYKARLSAKENTLSVSITNTEAIRSTYEDADFAKEQMEVLKMQILQQTAVASLSQANQSPQIVLSLF from the coding sequence ATGAGTTCAGGATTAACCAGGGTTGCATCGAACATACAGGCAATGCAATCACTTTTTCACCTGAATAAAACCAATGAAGGTATTGCTAAGCATCAGCTTAACCTGGCAACAGGTAAAAGGATCAATTCACCTGGTGATGATCCTGCTGGGTATCAGCTTTCCCGTGGTTTAGAAGCACGCCGTAATGGTTTAGAAGCTGCCTTGGAAAATGTTAATAATGCACAAAGCATTCTTAATATTGCTGATGGTGGTTATCAAAACATTATGGATATTCTTCAAACTATGAAATCCAAAGCCACACAGGCTGCAGATGGTAGTTTGGGAAGTACACAACGTACTGCTATAAACGATCAGTTTACAGCGCTACGTAGTGAGGTAGATCAGATTGTTACGGAAACAACTTTCAATGACAATGCGCTTATTGACGGAACATTTTCTGTTACATTCCAAACAGGTGAGGGCGCCAGTGAAACATTGGCTGTGGCACTTTCCAGTGCAACATCCACCGGATTGGGAATAAACAGTCTTTCTATGTCAACTCAGGCTAGTGCATCAGCGGCAATTACATCTTTGGATACGGCGATTAATACGCTGGCAACCCGTGCACAGGATGTTGGTGAATATAAGGCACGGCTATCTGCCAAAGAAAACACCTTGAGTGTGTCGATCACTAATACTGAGGCGATTAGAAGTACTTATGAAGATGCAGATTTTGCAAAAGAGCAAATGGAAGTATTAAAGATGCAGATCTTGCAGCAAACAGCTGTAGCATCACTTTCACAAGCGAACCAATCACCACAAATAGTGTTGTCACTATTCTAA
- a CDS encoding chemotaxis protein CheA, with protein sequence MSAILEEDKEILFDFITESNEALEKTEMVLLNLEETIAGSKKIDSAKINTIFRTFHSIKGSAGFIGLSSTQNLTHEAETLLDLVRKDKLDLSKKHIDIFLEVSDTLMMMMNHLQENFTEDKFPADTDLLCSQITGFISEAESGNGKLEKEEQNSVLEEQEDLADEKNKSLEDMTEEEMLDALITPEMEKQFVVDSTDLLDSLEQDLLSLEKDPANMELIENAFRTLHSLKGNAGFFNYMDINQICHKAETFLDMARTGKAVPGSSQISLILQVLDFIKIAVDNLDDGKPPVIMGKIGLIDLMNDSFGFEEHQEDEQEKQEKPKKEVIVSASKNKTKKAEKNSKPKETPEKQTAKSLPDKKEVKPEVGVNKVKQEKTTDKTHASSVSEVIRVDVNKLNTLMDLVGEIVISESMVSHNPDLKGMELESFEKSISYLQKNVRELQELSTSMRMIPLNGVFGKMKRLIRDLSSKNNKKIDLVISGGETEVDRSVLEHISDPLVHILRNAADHGIQTPAERKKIGKSETGKIDLSAKQVGGEIWIMIKDDGAGLNKEKLLSKALEKGIIQESELDMPDEKVWNLIFAPGFSTAAKVSDISGRGVGMDVVLRNVEKIRGKVEVTSHEGEGTTINLRIPLTTAIVDGMIMRVENSIYAIPTLDIKESLQVGENNIVDLIDGQEVIKIRENLIPVLRVHELHNLSFEQKPLCDGIVVVTEKDGKGIGFLVDEILGQQQLVIKALPKYLGSVQGVSGCAILGTGEICLILELANLIKMVESVV encoded by the coding sequence ATGAGCGCAATTTTGGAAGAAGATAAGGAAATCTTATTTGATTTTATTACTGAGAGTAATGAAGCATTAGAAAAAACAGAAATGGTTTTATTAAATCTGGAAGAAACTATTGCTGGTAGCAAGAAAATAGATTCTGCGAAAATAAATACTATTTTCCGCACATTCCATTCTATAAAAGGCAGTGCAGGGTTTATTGGTCTATCATCTACACAGAACCTGACCCATGAAGCTGAGACTCTATTAGATTTGGTTCGGAAAGATAAGCTTGATTTATCAAAAAAGCACATTGATATCTTTCTTGAAGTTAGTGATACTTTAATGATGATGATGAACCATCTTCAAGAGAACTTTACTGAAGACAAATTTCCTGCGGATACGGATTTGTTATGTTCACAGATTACGGGTTTTATCTCTGAAGCAGAATCTGGCAACGGTAAACTAGAAAAAGAGGAGCAAAATAGTGTTTTAGAGGAACAAGAAGATTTAGCAGATGAAAAGAATAAATCTCTTGAAGATATGACTGAAGAAGAAATGCTTGATGCCCTAATTACCCCTGAAATGGAAAAACAGTTCGTTGTTGACTCAACAGATTTATTAGACAGCCTTGAACAGGATCTTCTTAGCCTGGAAAAAGACCCGGCTAACATGGAGTTAATTGAAAACGCTTTCCGTACTTTACATAGCTTAAAAGGAAATGCAGGATTTTTTAATTATATGGATATAAACCAGATTTGCCATAAAGCGGAAACATTTCTTGATATGGCTCGCACTGGAAAAGCAGTTCCCGGATCATCACAAATTTCACTCATTTTGCAGGTTTTGGATTTCATAAAAATTGCAGTTGATAACTTAGATGACGGAAAACCACCGGTTATAATGGGTAAAATTGGTCTAATAGATTTAATGAATGACTCATTTGGTTTTGAAGAACACCAAGAAGACGAACAAGAAAAACAAGAAAAGCCGAAAAAAGAAGTTATAGTCAGTGCATCAAAAAATAAAACTAAAAAAGCTGAAAAGAATTCAAAACCAAAGGAAACTCCAGAAAAACAAACTGCCAAAAGCCTTCCAGATAAAAAAGAGGTTAAACCTGAAGTTGGTGTTAATAAGGTAAAACAGGAAAAAACAACAGATAAGACACACGCAAGTAGCGTATCGGAGGTAATTCGTGTCGATGTAAATAAGTTGAATACGTTGATGGATCTTGTAGGCGAAATTGTAATCTCCGAATCGATGGTTTCACATAATCCGGATTTAAAAGGAATGGAGTTGGAAAGTTTTGAAAAGTCAATTAGTTACCTTCAAAAAAATGTACGTGAGCTTCAGGAGCTTTCAACATCGATGCGGATGATCCCCTTAAATGGCGTTTTTGGTAAAATGAAAAGGCTAATCCGGGATTTGTCATCAAAAAATAATAAAAAGATTGATCTGGTAATTTCAGGAGGTGAAACCGAGGTAGACCGTTCTGTTCTCGAGCACATTTCAGATCCTCTTGTCCATATCTTAAGAAATGCAGCTGATCACGGCATTCAAACGCCCGCCGAAAGAAAAAAGATTGGGAAAAGTGAAACAGGTAAAATCGACCTTTCTGCGAAACAGGTTGGCGGAGAGATTTGGATAATGATTAAGGATGATGGCGCTGGCCTAAACAAAGAAAAGCTTTTATCTAAAGCGCTTGAAAAAGGCATTATCCAGGAATCTGAATTGGATATGCCTGACGAAAAAGTTTGGAACCTTATTTTTGCCCCTGGTTTTTCTACAGCAGCGAAAGTATCTGATATTTCCGGCCGTGGTGTTGGAATGGATGTTGTTCTAAGAAATGTAGAAAAAATTCGTGGAAAGGTTGAAGTGACAAGCCATGAGGGTGAGGGAACGACTATAAATTTACGAATTCCATTAACAACTGCAATTGTAGATGGCATGATAATGAGAGTCGAAAATTCGATTTATGCTATCCCAACATTAGATATAAAAGAATCACTTCAGGTTGGTGAAAATAATATTGTCGATTTAATTGATGGTCAGGAAGTCATTAAAATTCGGGAAAATTTGATTCCTGTTTTGAGAGTTCATGAATTACATAATTTAAGCTTTGAGCAAAAGCCACTATGTGATGGTATTGTTGTAGTAACTGAAAAAGATGGAAAAGGAATAGGGTTTTTAGTTGATGAAATATTGGGTCAACAGCAGCTTGTAATAAAAGCCTTGCCAAAATATCTTGGCTCAGTTCAGGGTGTTTCGGGTTGTGCAATCCTTGGAACTGGAGAAATTTGTTTAATTCTTGAACTGGCTAATTTAATAAAAATGGTTGAATCAGTTGTATGA